One Jannaschia sp. GRR-S6-38 genomic window carries:
- a CDS encoding capsule biosynthesis protein, whose protein sequence is MNTTPKARKFRIEPDAGFNRPGVTVPEGGLPTRQSGEIAAPANDATPAAPGPQPTGRQLRMARRIAQKHGIKVASDKEAVAALRARGIDPFERANMLQLVPGEAAKDAQVPATQRAAPLPVNPLAGPLSGEERAGEIIKIQRDIARRRRRRLALLGTRLGFFVALPTFLAGFYYYQIATPMYATKSEFVIQQADAASAGASGLGGLFSGTGLATQQDSIAVQSYLLSRDAMQRLDDDLGYKDHFAQPEIDALQRLDPDTTREEAYKLYQRMVEIGYDPTEGVLKMEVVAADPEISAQFSRALIGYAEEQVDNLTARLRSDQMAGAMESFESAEARMLEAQTRVVDLQEQLGVVSAEAEVSNSYSQIGAVETELRAERLRLDQLRANARPNETRVRVAEMNIDRLQSELDDLRSNLTESATNQSSLARVTAELAVAQQDLTTRQLLLQQAAQQLEISRIEANRQVRYLSTPVPPIPPDQPTYPRSFENTVLAFLIFSGLYLMVSLTAAILREQVSS, encoded by the coding sequence ATGAATACGACGCCTAAGGCCCGCAAATTCCGGATCGAGCCGGATGCCGGCTTCAACCGCCCCGGCGTGACGGTGCCCGAAGGCGGGCTGCCCACCCGCCAGTCGGGCGAGATCGCGGCGCCGGCCAACGACGCCACCCCGGCGGCCCCCGGCCCGCAGCCCACCGGGCGCCAGCTGCGCATGGCGCGGCGCATCGCCCAGAAGCACGGCATCAAGGTCGCCTCCGACAAGGAAGCCGTCGCGGCGCTGCGCGCGCGCGGCATCGACCCGTTCGAGCGGGCCAACATGCTGCAGCTCGTCCCCGGCGAAGCCGCGAAGGATGCGCAGGTTCCGGCGACCCAGCGCGCCGCGCCGCTGCCGGTCAATCCGTTGGCAGGGCCGCTTTCCGGCGAGGAGCGGGCGGGCGAGATCATCAAGATCCAGCGCGACATCGCGCGCCGCCGCCGCCGGCGCTTGGCGCTGCTGGGAACGCGGCTGGGCTTCTTCGTGGCGCTCCCGACCTTCCTCGCGGGCTTCTACTATTACCAGATCGCTACGCCCATGTACGCGACGAAGTCCGAATTCGTCATCCAGCAGGCCGACGCCGCCTCGGCGGGGGCGTCCGGTCTGGGCGGGCTCTTCTCGGGGACGGGGCTGGCGACGCAGCAGGACAGCATCGCGGTGCAATCCTACCTGCTGTCGCGCGACGCGATGCAGCGGCTGGACGACGATCTGGGCTACAAGGATCACTTCGCCCAGCCCGAGATCGATGCGTTGCAGCGGCTCGACCCCGACACCACGCGCGAGGAGGCCTACAAGCTCTACCAGCGCATGGTCGAGATCGGCTACGACCCGACCGAGGGCGTACTGAAGATGGAAGTCGTCGCCGCCGATCCCGAGATTTCGGCCCAGTTCAGCCGCGCGCTGATCGGCTATGCCGAGGAGCAGGTCGACAATCTGACCGCGCGGCTGCGCTCCGACCAGATGGCCGGCGCAATGGAAAGCTTCGAGTCCGCCGAGGCGCGGATGCTGGAGGCGCAGACCCGCGTCGTCGATCTGCAGGAACAGCTCGGCGTCGTCTCGGCCGAGGCCGAGGTCTCGAACAGCTACAGCCAGATCGGCGCGGTCGAGACCGAGCTCCGGGCCGAGCGTCTGCGCCTCGACCAGCTTCGAGCCAACGCGCGGCCCAACGAGACCCGCGTCCGCGTCGCCGAGATGAATATCGACCGGCTGCAATCCGAACTCGACGACCTGCGCTCGAACTTGACCGAAAGCGCCACGAACCAGTCCAGCCTGGCGCGGGTCACGGCCGAGCTGGCCGTCGCGCAGCAGGACCTGACGACGCGGCAGCTCTTGTTGCAGCAGGCCGCCCAGCAGCTCGAGATCAGCCGGATCGAGGCCAACCGGCAGGTCCGCTATCTCTCGACCCCGGTGCCGCCGATCCCGCCGGATCAGCCGACCTACCCGCGGTCCTTCGAGAACACGGTGCTGGCCTTCCTGATCTTCTCGGGCCTTTACCTGATGGTGTCGCTGACGGCCGCGATCCTGCGCGAGCAGGTCAGCAGCTAG
- a CDS encoding ABC transporter ATP-binding protein, producing the protein MIEFDNVSKSFWTGQQRKVILDRASFRVEMGRSLGILAPNGTGKTTIMNMMAGLEKPDEGEVRRGARVSFPLGFMGGVVMKNTATENSRYIARLYGLDPDYVEAFCRYICGLEEYFDMPIATYSQGMRARFSFALLLALEFDIYLIDEGMPSTTDAEFNRKAGSILRDRLKEATVVIVSHQPKTLEAFARQAAVLRDGRLHMFDSLDEARRLYEYDA; encoded by the coding sequence ATGATCGAGTTCGACAATGTGTCCAAGTCCTTCTGGACCGGCCAGCAGCGCAAGGTGATCCTGGATCGCGCGTCGTTCCGGGTCGAGATGGGCCGCTCGCTCGGCATCCTCGCGCCCAACGGCACGGGCAAGACCACGATCATGAACATGATGGCCGGGCTCGAGAAGCCGGACGAGGGCGAGGTGCGCCGCGGCGCGCGGGTGTCCTTTCCGCTGGGTTTCATGGGCGGCGTCGTCATGAAGAACACCGCGACCGAGAACTCGCGCTACATCGCTCGGCTCTACGGGCTGGACCCCGATTATGTCGAAGCCTTCTGCCGCTACATCTGCGGGCTGGAGGAATATTTCGACATGCCCATCGCCACCTACAGCCAGGGCATGCGCGCCCGGTTCAGCTTCGCGCTGCTGCTGGCGCTGGAATTCGACATCTACCTCATCGACGAGGGCATGCCATCGACGACGGATGCGGAGTTCAACCGCAAGGCCGGATCGATCCTGCGCGACCGCCTGAAGGAGGCGACCGTCGTCATCGTCAGCCATCAGCCCAAGACGCTGGAGGCCTTCGCCCGCCAGGCGGCCGTGCTGCGCGACGGCCGGCTGCACATGTTCGACAGCCTCGACGAGGCCCGGAGGCTCTATGAATACGACGCCTAA
- a CDS encoding Na+/H+ antiporter NhaA, producing the protein MYRVWNFLTNYSLLLILGALIALIWANTDNHSYHLLVEYPLWFNDLIGVDLHHWEVMMGEDAEAFGHAETAKVMTAHYLVNDILMAFFFAIAGKEVWEAVILENGSLRGKKAATPLFATAGGMFGPVAVYLGLAWLLGPAKFATVANGWAIPTATDIAFSYLIGRIVFGAGHPAVRFLLLLAIADDAVGLIILAIFYPSGELAPVWLLLSVAASVGVFVLFNWLPRKMDRGNQLRPTSTWVRQKLSFWPYAVAGALSWFGFAQSGLHPALGLLPIVPTLPHADRAFGIFAEAEQYLTDLLNHTEHLLKHPVEVILFFFGLMNAGVAFSAISEPTWLVLAGLLIGKPLGVLVFGYIGAHTLKLGLPKGMRTVDLFVIGCVAAIGFTVSLFVASVAFDPGPVQDAAKMGALLSFAAAAISIAAGRLTGVRKQPG; encoded by the coding sequence ATGTACCGGGTCTGGAATTTCCTGACGAATTATTCGCTGCTGCTTATTCTCGGCGCGCTGATCGCGCTGATCTGGGCGAATACGGACAATCACTCGTACCACCTGCTCGTGGAATATCCGCTTTGGTTCAACGACCTGATCGGGGTCGATCTGCACCATTGGGAAGTGATGATGGGCGAGGATGCCGAAGCGTTCGGCCATGCCGAGACCGCCAAGGTCATGACGGCGCATTACCTCGTCAACGATATCCTCATGGCCTTCTTCTTCGCCATCGCGGGCAAGGAAGTCTGGGAGGCGGTGATACTCGAAAACGGCAGCCTGCGCGGCAAGAAGGCGGCGACGCCGCTCTTCGCCACGGCGGGCGGCATGTTCGGACCCGTCGCGGTCTATCTGGGGCTCGCCTGGCTGCTCGGGCCCGCGAAATTCGCCACCGTGGCCAATGGCTGGGCCATCCCGACCGCCACCGACATCGCCTTCAGCTACCTGATCGGCCGTATCGTCTTCGGAGCGGGGCACCCGGCGGTGCGCTTCCTGCTGCTGCTGGCCATCGCCGATGACGCGGTCGGCCTGATCATCCTCGCCATCTTCTATCCCTCGGGCGAGCTGGCGCCGGTCTGGCTGCTTCTGTCGGTCGCGGCTTCCGTGGGAGTGTTCGTCCTCTTCAACTGGCTGCCGCGCAAGATGGACCGGGGCAACCAGCTGCGCCCGACCTCGACCTGGGTGCGCCAGAAGCTGTCCTTCTGGCCCTATGCCGTCGCGGGCGCGCTGTCGTGGTTCGGCTTCGCGCAATCGGGCCTGCACCCGGCGCTGGGCCTTCTGCCGATCGTGCCGACGCTGCCCCATGCCGACCGCGCCTTCGGTATCTTCGCCGAGGCCGAGCAATACCTCACCGACCTGCTCAACCATACCGAGCACCTGCTCAAGCACCCGGTCGAGGTGATCCTGTTTTTCTTCGGCCTGATGAATGCCGGCGTCGCCTTCTCCGCCATCTCCGAACCGACATGGCTGGTGTTGGCCGGTCTGCTGATCGGCAAGCCGCTGGGCGTGCTGGTCTTCGGCTATATCGGGGCGCACACGCTCAAGCTGGGCCTGCCCAAGGGCATGCGGACGGTGGATCTGTTCGTGATCGGCTGCGTCGCCGCGATCGGCTTCACGGTCTCGCTCTTCGTGGCCTCGGTCGCCTTCGATCCGGGCCCGGTGCAGGATGCCGCCAAGATGGGCGCGCTCCTCAGCTTCGCCGCCGCCGCGATCAGCATCGCAGCGGGTCGCCTGACCGGCGTACGAAAGCAGCCCGGCTGA
- a CDS encoding winged helix-turn-helix transcriptional regulator — protein sequence MPNSPYGLICPIVKACEMLEPRWTIPILVELWSGSTRFNDIRRGVGNVSPALLSKRLKELEAHGLVERVADPGAGTVDYLRTAKAVGLEPALDSLAVWAQHHIEAETALADMDLPALMWTLRRYVLTEHLPRRRTVIRFRFDDPGLEYDTYWVLANPGQTVEICTAVPGYDIDLYVETDIRTLSALMTGRATVADRIAAGTLFLSGDPRLARGMDRWLKTVCYAQGGGSLPLRNASSETSPA from the coding sequence ATGCCGAATTCCCCCTACGGCCTGATCTGTCCGATCGTGAAGGCGTGCGAGATGCTCGAGCCGCGCTGGACCATCCCGATCCTGGTGGAGTTGTGGTCCGGCTCGACCCGCTTCAACGACATCCGCCGCGGGGTCGGAAACGTCTCGCCCGCGCTTCTGTCGAAGCGGCTGAAGGAGCTGGAGGCCCACGGCCTCGTCGAGCGGGTCGCGGATCCCGGCGCCGGCACGGTGGACTATCTCCGCACGGCCAAGGCGGTCGGGCTGGAGCCGGCGCTCGACTCGCTGGCGGTCTGGGCGCAACACCATATCGAGGCCGAGACGGCGCTGGCCGACATGGATCTTCCCGCGCTGATGTGGACGCTGCGGCGTTACGTGCTGACCGAACACCTGCCGCGTCGCCGCACGGTTATCCGGTTCCGCTTCGACGATCCCGGGCTGGAATACGACACCTACTGGGTGCTCGCCAATCCGGGCCAGACCGTCGAAATCTGCACGGCCGTCCCCGGCTACGATATCGACCTTTATGTCGAGACGGATATCCGCACCCTCTCGGCGCTGATGACGGGGCGCGCCACCGTCGCGGACCGCATCGCCGCCGGCACGCTGTTTCTCAGCGGCGATCCGCGGCTGGCGCGCGGCATGGACCGCTGGCTGAAGACCGTCTGCTATGCCCAGGGCGGAGGCAGCTTGCCGCTCCGCAACGCTTCCTCGGAAACATCACCGGCCTGA
- the groL gene encoding chaperonin GroEL (60 kDa chaperone family; promotes refolding of misfolded polypeptides especially under stressful conditions; forms two stacked rings of heptamers to form a barrel-shaped 14mer; ends can be capped by GroES; misfolded proteins enter the barrel where they are refolded when GroES binds): MAAKDVKFDTEARNKILKGVNTLANAVKVTLGPKGRNVVLDKSFGSPRITKDGVSVAKEIELEDKFENMGAQMVKEVASRTNDEAGDGTTTATVLAQSIVKEGMKAVAAGMNPMDLKRGIDMATAKVVEQIRAMARDVTDSDEVAQVGTISANGESEIGRQIADAMQKVGNEGVITVEENKGLETETDVVEGMQFDRGYLSPYFVTNPDKMTTELEDAIILLHEKKLSSLQPMVPLLEQVIQSQKPLLIIAEDVEGEALATLVVNKLRGGLKIAAVKAPGFGDRRKAMLQDIAILTGGQVISEDLGMKLENVTMDMLGSAKRVSITKDETTIVDGAGEKAEIEARVSQIRQQIEETTSDYDREKLQERVAKLAGGVAVIRVGGMTETEVKERKDRVDDALNATRAAVQEGVVVGGGVALVQAGKTLEGLTGVNSDQNAGIAIVRRALEAPLRQIAENAGVDGAVVAGKVRESNDNTFGFNAQTEEYGDLFKFGVIDPAKVVRTALEDASSIAGLLITTEAMVADKPEKPGANAGGGMPDMGGMGGMM; the protein is encoded by the coding sequence ATGGCCGCCAAGGACGTGAAATTCGACACCGAAGCCCGCAACAAGATCTTGAAGGGCGTCAACACCCTGGCCAACGCCGTCAAGGTCACGCTGGGCCCCAAGGGCCGCAACGTGGTCCTCGACAAGTCGTTCGGCTCGCCGCGTATCACCAAGGACGGCGTCTCCGTCGCCAAGGAGATCGAGCTCGAGGACAAGTTCGAGAACATGGGCGCGCAGATGGTGAAGGAAGTCGCTTCCCGCACCAATGACGAGGCCGGCGACGGCACCACCACCGCCACGGTGCTGGCCCAGTCGATCGTCAAAGAGGGCATGAAGGCGGTCGCCGCCGGCATGAACCCGATGGACCTCAAGCGGGGCATCGACATGGCCACCGCCAAGGTCGTCGAGCAGATCCGCGCCATGGCCCGCGACGTGACCGATAGCGACGAGGTCGCGCAGGTCGGTACCATCTCGGCCAACGGCGAGTCCGAGATCGGCCGCCAGATCGCCGACGCGATGCAGAAGGTCGGCAACGAGGGCGTCATCACCGTCGAGGAGAACAAGGGCCTCGAGACCGAGACCGACGTCGTCGAGGGCATGCAGTTCGATCGCGGCTACCTGTCGCCCTACTTCGTGACCAACCCCGACAAGATGACCACCGAGCTGGAAGACGCGATCATCCTGCTGCACGAGAAGAAGCTCTCGTCGCTGCAGCCGATGGTTCCGCTGCTCGAGCAGGTGATCCAGTCGCAGAAGCCGCTGCTGATCATCGCCGAGGACGTGGAAGGCGAGGCCCTGGCCACGCTGGTCGTCAACAAGCTGCGCGGTGGCCTCAAGATCGCCGCCGTCAAGGCGCCGGGCTTCGGTGACCGCCGCAAGGCCATGCTGCAGGACATCGCGATCCTGACCGGTGGCCAGGTGATCTCGGAAGATCTCGGCATGAAGCTCGAGAACGTGACCATGGACATGCTGGGCTCGGCCAAGCGCGTCTCGATCACGAAGGACGAGACCACCATCGTGGACGGTGCCGGCGAGAAGGCCGAGATCGAGGCCCGTGTCAGCCAGATCCGTCAGCAGATCGAGGAGACCACCTCGGATTACGACCGCGAGAAGCTGCAGGAGCGGGTTGCCAAGCTGGCCGGCGGTGTCGCCGTCATCCGCGTCGGCGGCATGACCGAGACCGAGGTGAAGGAGCGCAAGGACCGCGTCGATGACGCGCTGAACGCCACCCGCGCCGCGGTTCAGGAAGGTGTCGTCGTCGGCGGCGGTGTTGCCCTGGTGCAGGCCGGCAAGACGCTGGAAGGCCTGACCGGCGTGAACTCGGATCAGAACGCCGGTATCGCCATCGTGCGCCGCGCGCTCGAGGCGCCGCTGCGCCAGATCGCCGAGAACGCGGGTGTCGACGGGGCTGTCGTGGCCGGCAAGGTCCGCGAGAGCAACGACAACACCTTCGGCTTCAACGCCCAGACCGAGGAATACGGCGACCTGTTCAAGTTCGGCGTGATCGACCCCGCGAAGGTCGTCCGCACCGCGCTGGAAGATGCGTCGTCGATCGCCGGTCTGCTGATCACCACCGAGGCGATGGTCGCCGACAAGCCCGAGAAGCCGGGCGCCAACGCCGGTGGCGGCATGCCCGACATGGGCGGCATGGGCGGCATGATGTAA
- a CDS encoding co-chaperone GroES, protein MAFKPLHDRVLVRRVESDEKTKGGLIIPDTAKEKPAEGEIVSVGEGARKDSGELIAPAVKAGDKVLFGKWSGTEVTLDGEELLIMKESDILGIIG, encoded by the coding sequence ATGGCTTTCAAACCGCTGCATGACCGCGTTCTGGTCCGCCGCGTCGAATCCGACGAGAAGACCAAGGGCGGTCTGATCATCCCCGACACCGCCAAGGAAAAGCCCGCCGAGGGCGAGATCGTCTCCGTGGGCGAGGGCGCCCGCAAGGACTCCGGCGAGCTGATCGCTCCCGCCGTCAAGGCCGGCGACAAGGTTCTGTTCGGCAAGTGGTCCGGCACCGAAGTCACGCTGGACGGCGAAGAGCTGCTCATCATGAAGGAGAGCGACATCCTCGGGATCATCGGCTGA
- a CDS encoding uracil-DNA glycosylase family protein, translated as MTAPAAPPVPAQISACRICADRFAATKTAHDPQPVVWFDRGARILVASQAPGMRAHLSGKPFDDPSGVRLRDWMGVDAATFWDRRNVAIVPMGFCFPGYDAAGGDIPPPRICARTWRRAALDHAGEPPVTLLIGGYAQDWHLGKGRVTDRVRDWRALAPRIWCLPHPSWRNTAWLKKHPWFEAETLPALREAIRDALKGSTP; from the coding sequence ATGACAGCTCCGGCCGCGCCCCCCGTCCCCGCGCAGATCAGCGCCTGCCGCATCTGCGCCGACCGCTTCGCGGCGACGAAGACCGCGCATGACCCCCAGCCGGTCGTCTGGTTCGACCGCGGCGCCCGAATCCTCGTGGCGAGCCAGGCGCCCGGCATGCGCGCGCATCTCTCGGGCAAGCCCTTCGACGATCCCTCCGGCGTGCGGCTGCGCGACTGGATGGGCGTGGACGCGGCGACGTTCTGGGACCGCCGCAACGTGGCCATCGTGCCCATGGGGTTCTGCTTTCCGGGCTACGATGCCGCCGGCGGCGACATCCCGCCGCCGCGGATCTGCGCCCGGACCTGGCGCCGCGCCGCGCTCGATCACGCGGGCGAGCCGCCGGTTACGCTGCTGATCGGCGGCTATGCGCAAGACTGGCATCTCGGGAAGGGCCGCGTCACCGACCGGGTGCGCGACTGGCGCGCGCTCGCCCCCCGCATCTGGTGCCTGCCCCATCCCTCCTGGCGCAACACCGCCTGGCTGAAGAAACATCCCTGGTTCGAGGCGGAGACGCTGCCCGCGCTCCGCGAAGCGATCCGGGACGCCCTGAAAGGATCGACCCCATGA
- a CDS encoding SseB family protein, with product MTPLDEAHAHAEATGADTDRLRFFERLAEAELHLLLDDAAGETVTPRLFDVDGARYALAFDLPERLEAFAGAAPTATLSGRRLAGLLAGETLGLGLNLEDAPSAQLLPPEAVAWLVETLSTAPAEEERRIREIAPPGALPDDLLTALDGKLRLTAGLARTAYLAGVTYEDGVRSHVLGIVDAVPGAEADLARAVSEALIFSGLEAGSLDVTFLRASQPLAATLARHGLRIDLPAPESAVQLRDPDAPPRLR from the coding sequence ATGACCCCGCTGGACGAGGCCCATGCCCATGCCGAGGCGACCGGCGCCGATACCGACCGGCTGCGCTTCTTCGAGCGGCTGGCCGAGGCCGAGCTGCATCTGCTGCTGGACGACGCCGCGGGCGAGACGGTGACGCCCCGGCTCTTCGACGTCGACGGCGCACGCTACGCGCTGGCCTTCGACCTGCCTGAGCGGCTGGAGGCCTTCGCCGGGGCCGCCCCGACGGCGACGCTCTCGGGGCGGCGGCTGGCCGGCCTGCTGGCCGGCGAGACCCTCGGGCTGGGCCTCAATCTCGAAGACGCGCCCTCGGCCCAGCTTCTGCCGCCCGAGGCGGTCGCCTGGCTGGTCGAGACGCTGTCGACCGCCCCCGCCGAGGAGGAGCGCCGCATCCGCGAGATCGCCCCGCCGGGCGCCCTGCCCGACGACCTGCTGACCGCGCTCGACGGCAAGCTGCGGCTGACGGCGGGGCTGGCGCGGACAGCCTATCTCGCGGGCGTGACCTACGAGGACGGCGTCCGCAGCCATGTGCTGGGCATCGTCGATGCCGTCCCGGGCGCCGAGGCCGACCTGGCGCGCGCGGTCTCCGAGGCGCTGATCTTCTCGGGGCTCGAGGCCGGGAGCCTCGACGTGACCTTCCTGCGCGCGAGCCAGCCGCTCGCGGCGACGCTGGCGCGGCACGGGCTGCGCATCGACCTGCCCGCGCCGGAAAGCGCCGTGCAGCTGCGCGACCCCGACGCGCCGCCCCGCCTGCGCTGA